In one Curtobacterium citreum genomic region, the following are encoded:
- a CDS encoding TOBE domain-containing protein — MTTLRIRDAARYLGVSDDTVRRLVEAGTLPRSEDAAGRTVVLGKDLAAYVRGRDAGLDDPSGVRSSARNRFVGIVTDLVVDGVVAQVELQAGPNRVVSLMTSEAVRDLGLEVGSVAVASVKATMVTVEVPDRPEGAR; from the coding sequence ATGACGACACTCCGCATCCGTGATGCTGCGCGGTACCTCGGCGTCAGCGACGACACCGTCCGACGCCTGGTCGAGGCCGGCACCCTGCCCCGGTCCGAGGACGCCGCCGGGCGCACGGTGGTGCTCGGGAAGGACCTGGCGGCGTACGTCCGCGGACGCGACGCGGGGCTCGACGACCCGTCCGGGGTGCGGAGTTCCGCGCGGAACCGCTTCGTGGGGATCGTCACGGACCTGGTCGTCGACGGGGTCGTGGCGCAGGTCGAGCTGCAGGCCGGCCCGAACCGGGTCGTGTCGCTGATGACCTCGGAGGCGGTGCGCGACCTCGGGCTCGAGGTCGGGTCCGTCGCCGTCGCGTCGGTCAAGGCGACGATGGTGACGGTCGAGGTGCCTGACCGTCCGGAAGGCGCACGGTGA
- a CDS encoding glycosyltransferase family 39 protein — MTAPQTGTIRVPATVGVPPVRSRLRSASSVIGLAVVRTPELTVGAIGVLTGAAFAWVPSLWYDEGATVTSAQRSWPQLWAELHNVDAVHGLYYALIHAWFWLVGYTPFTLRFPSALAIGVAAGLLVALGRRLGGRRLGITAGLVFIALPRVQWAGSEGRPYATITTLAVLLTLVGLTAVRRTRTTHRTRWWVAYGVVALVSVTFNVYLSLAVVAHAVALGWTVAAQRRAERTGRGATPLVSRRTLVRWLVAAAGAALLVSPLVLEVMAQSKQVAWISGIGERTLPQVFSTAWFGGITLYAAVAWVLMALGTAVPLIAARRRVPDVRDLVRAQAVRVALPLAVLPTSVLLIATALGKHLYSPKYASLSLPFVALLIALAVTLVRPRALLAAAVAVCLVGGIPSAVYVKSPQSKQDSTWANAASIIASERAGRAGANEGVVFGSVYGHPGTTADIIRISYPWAFTGMTDLGATKIGAESGVLWNQNGDLATTIPARLGEIDTVWFVGGTPKARNIEPETAAVLAEHGFHVEQQFRSGRVVMTEFVKG, encoded by the coding sequence GTGACAGCACCCCAGACCGGCACGATCCGTGTGCCCGCGACCGTCGGCGTCCCGCCGGTCCGATCGCGCCTGCGCTCCGCGTCCTCGGTGATCGGCCTGGCCGTCGTCCGGACGCCCGAGCTCACGGTCGGGGCGATCGGCGTGCTCACGGGCGCCGCCTTCGCCTGGGTGCCGTCGCTCTGGTACGACGAGGGCGCGACGGTCACGAGCGCGCAGCGCAGCTGGCCGCAGCTCTGGGCCGAACTGCACAACGTCGACGCGGTGCACGGCCTGTACTACGCGCTCATCCACGCCTGGTTCTGGCTCGTCGGCTACACGCCCTTCACCCTCCGCTTCCCGAGCGCCCTCGCCATCGGCGTGGCCGCCGGACTCCTCGTGGCGCTCGGCCGCCGGCTCGGGGGTCGCCGGCTCGGCATCACGGCCGGACTCGTGTTCATCGCCCTACCCCGCGTCCAGTGGGCCGGGTCCGAGGGCCGCCCCTACGCGACCATCACGACGCTCGCGGTGCTGCTCACCCTCGTCGGCCTGACCGCGGTCCGACGGACACGGACGACGCACCGCACTCGCTGGTGGGTGGCGTACGGCGTCGTGGCGCTCGTCTCGGTGACGTTCAACGTCTACCTGTCGCTCGCCGTGGTCGCGCACGCCGTCGCCCTCGGGTGGACGGTGGCCGCGCAGCGTCGGGCGGAACGGACCGGCCGTGGCGCGACACCGCTCGTGAGCCGCCGGACGCTCGTCCGCTGGCTCGTCGCAGCCGCCGGGGCCGCCCTGCTCGTCTCGCCCCTCGTGCTCGAGGTGATGGCCCAGTCGAAGCAGGTCGCGTGGATCTCCGGCATCGGGGAGCGCACGCTCCCGCAGGTGTTCTCCACCGCCTGGTTCGGCGGGATCACCCTGTACGCCGCGGTCGCCTGGGTCCTCATGGCCCTCGGCACCGCCGTCCCGCTGATCGCCGCGCGCCGCCGCGTCCCCGACGTCCGCGACCTCGTCCGGGCGCAGGCGGTCCGCGTCGCACTGCCCCTCGCGGTGCTGCCCACGAGCGTGCTGCTCATCGCGACCGCGCTCGGCAAGCACCTCTACTCTCCCAAGTACGCGTCGCTGAGCCTGCCGTTCGTGGCGCTCCTCATCGCCCTCGCCGTCACGCTCGTCCGTCCGCGGGCCCTGCTCGCCGCCGCCGTGGCCGTCTGCCTGGTCGGCGGCATCCCCTCCGCCGTGTACGTGAAGAGCCCGCAGTCCAAGCAGGACTCCACCTGGGCGAACGCCGCGTCGATCATCGCCAGCGAGCGTGCTGGTCGTGCCGGTGCGAACGAGGGCGTCGTGTTCGGCAGCGTCTACGGCCACCCGGGGACCACCGCCGACATCATCCGGATCTCGTACCCGTGGGCGTTCACCGGCATGACCGACCTGGGCGCGACCAAGATCGGCGCCGAGAGCGGTGTGCTGTGGAACCAGAACGGTGACCTCGCGACCACCATCCCGGCCCGGCTCGGCGAGATCGACACCGTGTGGTTCGTCGGCGGGACCCCGAAGGCGCGGAACATCGAGCCGGAGACCGCCGCCGTCCTGGCCGAGCACGGCTTCCACGTCGAGCAGCAGTTCCGCTCCGGCCGCGTCGTGATGACGGAGTTCGTGAAGGGCTGA
- a CDS encoding 4-(cytidine 5'-diphospho)-2-C-methyl-D-erythritol kinase produces MTSLAAPTRVRVRAPGKINVFLSVGALQDDGYHDVATAYQAVSLYEDVTAEPADDFSVRFTGPIDTSGVPTDESNLAIRAARLVADAAGHRGGVRLTIDKQVPVAGGMGGGSADAAATLLAVDTLWGTALGREGLLALAARLGADVPFAFAGGTAVGTGRGDELSPALAKGEFHWVLALSDAGLSTPAVYRALDAHRERYRADIRPAPTTPVVETNVLQALRAGDPGLLADCLHNDLQAPAMRLQPALATTLEIGEKAGALAGIVSGSGPTVAFLVADRDAALEVQVELSAAGLVALRATGPVHGARVVH; encoded by the coding sequence ATGACCTCGCTGGCCGCTCCGACCCGCGTACGGGTGCGCGCTCCCGGCAAGATCAACGTGTTCCTGTCCGTCGGGGCCCTGCAGGACGACGGCTACCACGACGTCGCGACGGCGTACCAGGCGGTGTCGCTGTACGAGGACGTCACCGCCGAACCCGCCGACGACTTCTCGGTGCGGTTCACCGGCCCGATCGACACGAGCGGGGTCCCGACCGACGAGTCGAACCTCGCGATCCGCGCAGCCCGCCTGGTCGCGGACGCCGCCGGGCACCGCGGCGGGGTCCGGCTGACGATCGACAAGCAGGTCCCGGTCGCCGGCGGCATGGGCGGAGGGTCCGCGGACGCCGCGGCGACCCTGCTCGCGGTGGACACTTTGTGGGGCACGGCGCTCGGCCGTGAGGGGCTGCTGGCGCTGGCCGCACGGCTCGGGGCGGACGTGCCGTTCGCCTTCGCCGGCGGCACGGCCGTCGGCACCGGACGCGGGGACGAGCTCAGCCCGGCGCTCGCCAAGGGGGAGTTCCACTGGGTGCTCGCGCTGAGCGACGCCGGACTCTCGACCCCGGCGGTGTACCGCGCGCTCGACGCGCACCGGGAGCGCTACCGGGCCGACATCCGGCCGGCGCCGACCACCCCCGTGGTCGAGACGAACGTGCTCCAGGCGCTCCGCGCGGGGGACCCGGGGCTGCTCGCGGACTGCCTGCACAACGACCTGCAGGCTCCGGCGATGCGGCTCCAGCCGGCGCTCGCGACGACGCTCGAGATCGGCGAGAAGGCGGGTGCGCTCGCGGGCATCGTGTCCGGCAGCGGACCGACCGTGGCCTTCCTGGTCGCCGACCGTGACGCCGCGCTCGAGGTGCAGGTCGAGCTGAGCGCCGCCGGGCTCGTGGCGCTCCGGGCGACCGGCCCGGTGCACGGCGCACGCGTCGTGCACTGA
- a CDS encoding O-acetylhomoserine aminocarboxypropyltransferase/cysteine synthase family protein, which yields MAVEDDWAFETRQIRAGFKADPGFGGNVPPIAQTAAFVYPSGEDAAARFLLDAPGHTYSRVNNPSAAALERRIADLEGGIGALALASGQAATSLAVLGVARAGDHVVSSASLYGATYTLFASTLRDLGITFTFVQDPTDLSEWAAAVRPETRAFFGESIPNPRGDVLDFAGVAGVAHEAGVPLIVDNTIATPYLVRPIEHGADIVVHSATKYLAGHGSAIAGIIVDSGNFDWAAHPEKYPQLTTVEQSGFAGTAFTEKFGRRAFIQRTRSKLSADLGPAIAPFNAFLVLQGIQTLSLRMDRHVSNAATVASWLDAHDQVGGVHYAGLPSSPWHHLQQRYVPKGPSAVLAFDLVGGLEAGRRFVAALELFDHVSNIGDVRSLVVHPASTTHVQMTPSERAAAGVGEGLIRLSIGLEHVDDVLADLERGFTAARAG from the coding sequence ATGGCGGTCGAGGACGACTGGGCGTTCGAGACCCGGCAGATCCGCGCCGGGTTCAAGGCCGACCCGGGCTTCGGCGGGAACGTGCCGCCGATCGCGCAGACCGCCGCGTTCGTGTACCCGTCGGGCGAGGACGCCGCGGCGCGGTTCCTGCTCGACGCGCCCGGGCACACGTACTCGCGGGTGAACAACCCCTCGGCCGCCGCGCTCGAGCGGCGGATCGCCGACCTCGAGGGCGGGATCGGTGCGCTGGCCCTGGCGTCCGGGCAGGCCGCGACGTCGCTCGCGGTGCTCGGCGTCGCCCGCGCCGGCGACCACGTCGTGTCGAGCGCCTCGCTGTACGGCGCGACGTACACGCTGTTCGCGTCGACGCTCCGCGACCTCGGCATCACCTTCACGTTCGTGCAGGACCCCACCGACCTGTCCGAGTGGGCCGCCGCGGTCCGTCCGGAGACGCGGGCGTTCTTCGGCGAGAGCATCCCGAACCCGCGCGGCGACGTGCTCGACTTCGCCGGGGTGGCCGGCGTCGCACACGAGGCCGGGGTCCCGCTCATCGTCGACAACACGATCGCGACGCCGTACCTCGTCCGGCCGATCGAGCACGGTGCGGACATCGTCGTGCACTCGGCGACGAAGTACCTCGCCGGGCACGGCAGCGCCATCGCCGGGATCATCGTCGACAGCGGGAACTTCGACTGGGCGGCACATCCGGAGAAGTACCCGCAGCTGACGACGGTCGAACAGTCCGGGTTCGCCGGCACGGCGTTCACCGAGAAGTTCGGTCGGCGGGCCTTCATCCAGCGCACCCGGTCGAAGCTGTCCGCGGACCTCGGCCCCGCGATCGCCCCGTTCAACGCGTTCCTCGTGCTGCAGGGCATCCAGACGCTCTCGCTCCGGATGGACCGGCACGTGTCCAACGCCGCGACCGTTGCGAGCTGGCTGGACGCGCACGACCAGGTCGGCGGCGTGCACTACGCGGGCCTGCCGTCGTCGCCGTGGCACCACCTGCAGCAGCGCTACGTGCCGAAGGGGCCGTCGGCGGTGCTGGCGTTCGACCTGGTCGGCGGGCTCGAGGCGGGTCGGCGGTTCGTCGCGGCCCTCGAGCTGTTCGACCACGTCTCGAACATCGGCGACGTGCGCTCGCTCGTCGTGCACCCCGCGTCGACGACCCACGTGCAGATGACCCCGTCGGAGCGGGCGGCCGCGGGCGTCGGGGAGGGGCTCATCCGACTGTCGATCGGACTCGAACACGTCGACGACGTCCTGGCCGACCTGGAGCGTGGTTTCACCGCAGCGCGCGCGGGATAG
- a CDS encoding LLM class flavin-dependent oxidoreductase yields MRFGYWTPLFGGWLRNVEDEDMPVTFDYVKRLAQRAERIGFDLTLVPELNLNDIKGTAAPSLEAWALAAALAATTERLEIMAAMRPGYHLPAVTAKQAATIDEISCGRFTFNVVSAWWAEEARQYGGIFSEHDDRYARTEEFVRILKGLWSETPYSFSGEYYDVQNAHLEPKPRVTPRIYAGGESEAGKSSITRFADAYLTHGGTVDELRTKIAEMRRRREDAGAAPFEAFGMAAYVIVRETEAEAQAELARITDVQHGKAYESYQDFISKSQLEHVPSLEDYSVSNRGLRPGFVGTPQQVADRILEFEDAGVDTLLLQFSPQAEEMERFGEQVIPLVRPTGASVSPSASAGSVA; encoded by the coding sequence GTGCGATTCGGATACTGGACCCCGCTCTTCGGCGGTTGGCTGCGCAACGTCGAGGACGAGGACATGCCCGTCACCTTCGACTACGTGAAGCGGCTCGCGCAGCGAGCCGAGCGCATCGGCTTCGACCTGACCCTCGTGCCGGAGCTCAACCTCAACGACATCAAGGGGACGGCGGCACCGAGTCTCGAGGCGTGGGCGCTCGCGGCCGCGCTCGCGGCGACGACCGAGCGCCTGGAGATCATGGCGGCGATGCGGCCGGGCTACCACCTGCCGGCCGTGACGGCGAAGCAGGCGGCGACCATCGACGAGATCTCGTGCGGCCGGTTCACGTTCAACGTGGTGAGCGCCTGGTGGGCGGAGGAGGCGCGCCAGTACGGCGGCATCTTCTCGGAGCACGATGACCGGTACGCGCGCACCGAGGAGTTCGTCCGGATCCTCAAGGGTCTGTGGTCGGAGACGCCGTACTCGTTCTCGGGCGAGTACTACGACGTGCAGAACGCGCACCTCGAGCCGAAGCCCCGGGTCACGCCGCGGATCTACGCCGGCGGCGAGAGCGAGGCCGGCAAGAGCTCGATCACGCGCTTCGCCGACGCGTACCTGACGCACGGCGGCACGGTCGACGAGCTCCGGACGAAGATCGCCGAGATGCGCCGCCGCCGCGAGGACGCCGGAGCAGCGCCGTTCGAGGCGTTCGGCATGGCCGCGTACGTCATCGTGCGCGAGACCGAGGCGGAGGCGCAGGCCGAGCTCGCGCGCATCACCGACGTGCAGCACGGCAAGGCGTACGAGTCGTACCAGGACTTCATCTCAAAGTCGCAGCTCGAGCACGTGCCGTCGCTCGAGGACTACTCGGTGTCGAACCGCGGCCTGCGCCCCGGGTTCGTCGGGACGCCGCAGCAGGTGGCGGACCGGATCCTCGAGTTCGAGGACGCCGGGGTCGACACGCTCCTGCTGCAGTTCTCGCCGCAGGCCGAGGAGATGGAGCGCTTCGGCGAGCAGGTCATCCCGCTCGTCCGTCCGACCGGTGCGTCCGTCTCCCCGTCCGCCTCCGCCGGGTCGGTCGCCTGA
- a CDS encoding ATP-grasp domain-containing protein, translating into MSTPRVYVIHENPEWFPPLAAAFAAEGVPVQEVLLTEGQIDLGAEPEPGVYWSRMSASSHTRGHEHSKEYTRAVLGWLERAGRTVVGGSHVLELEVSKVAQHGLLQAAGFDVPRTSAVFGTAPLKEAARTFTGGQDVPFITKHNQGGKGLGVRRFDSLAEFDAYVDSPEFEAPVDGITLLQEYLTAREPFITRAEFVGGEFVYAVRVDTSAGSFELCPADACEVPQVIAGAVCDVPGVEAPGAPAAFSLREEVTSEHPLVQRLRTFLADQGIQIAGVEFMETTDGRTVVYDINTNTNYNPAVEAVAPVSGPRAIARFTGALLERDHAVAAV; encoded by the coding sequence GTGAGCACTCCGCGCGTGTACGTCATCCACGAGAACCCCGAGTGGTTCCCACCGCTCGCCGCCGCCTTCGCTGCCGAGGGCGTCCCGGTGCAGGAGGTCCTGCTGACCGAGGGGCAGATCGACCTCGGGGCGGAGCCGGAGCCCGGCGTGTACTGGAGCCGCATGTCGGCCAGCAGCCACACCCGCGGGCACGAGCACAGCAAGGAGTACACCCGCGCCGTGCTCGGCTGGTTGGAGCGTGCCGGTCGCACGGTCGTCGGCGGCAGCCACGTGCTCGAGCTCGAGGTCTCCAAGGTCGCCCAGCACGGGCTGCTGCAGGCCGCGGGCTTCGACGTCCCCCGCACCTCCGCCGTCTTCGGCACGGCACCGCTCAAGGAGGCCGCCCGCACCTTCACCGGCGGGCAGGACGTCCCCTTCATCACGAAGCACAACCAGGGCGGCAAGGGCCTCGGCGTCCGCCGGTTCGACTCGCTCGCCGAGTTCGACGCGTACGTCGACAGCCCCGAGTTCGAGGCCCCGGTCGACGGCATCACCCTGCTGCAGGAGTACCTGACGGCCCGCGAGCCGTTCATCACGCGCGCCGAGTTCGTCGGCGGCGAGTTCGTCTACGCGGTGCGGGTCGACACGAGCGCAGGCAGCTTCGAGCTCTGCCCGGCCGACGCGTGCGAGGTCCCCCAGGTCATCGCGGGGGCGGTCTGCGACGTGCCCGGTGTCGAGGCACCCGGTGCTCCTGCGGCGTTCAGCCTGCGCGAGGAGGTCACGTCTGAGCACCCGCTCGTTCAGCGCCTCCGCACGTTCCTCGCCGACCAGGGCATCCAGATCGCGGGCGTCGAGTTCATGGAGACCACCGACGGTCGCACCGTCGTCTACGACATCAACACCAACACGAACTACAACCCCGCCGTCGAGGCGGTCGCGCCGGTCTCCGGACCGCGCGCCATCGCGCGCTTCACGGGCGCGCTCCTCGAGCGCGACCACGCGGTCGCCGCGGTCTGA
- a CDS encoding helix-turn-helix transcriptional regulator, whose product MDRHALADFLRRRRELLRPEDVGLGAGARRRTPGLRREEVAALAGMSVDYYTRLEQQRGPQPSEQMMAAIARALRCSLDERDHLFHLAGHTAPVRMHRADHVDPAILRVLDRLEDTPAIVVSDLGETLVENRLARALLGGSVDLPGNERYQAWRWFVTGTEPAKYAPEQHERLGRVVVASLRAAVGLAGPGDRRATELVAELQRRSPAFAEVWERHEVATRWSDNKTILQPELGRITVDCQVLHTDDQAQALLLFTAPPGSEDAQKLELLGVLGTQQFGTEPAR is encoded by the coding sequence ATGGACCGCCACGCCCTCGCCGACTTCCTGCGTCGCCGCCGCGAGCTGCTCCGGCCCGAGGACGTCGGGCTCGGTGCAGGGGCCCGGCGCCGCACGCCCGGGCTGCGACGCGAGGAGGTCGCCGCCCTCGCGGGCATGAGCGTCGACTACTACACGCGGCTCGAACAGCAGCGCGGGCCGCAGCCGTCCGAGCAGATGATGGCCGCGATCGCTCGGGCGCTCCGGTGCAGCCTCGACGAGCGTGACCACCTGTTCCACCTCGCCGGCCACACCGCGCCGGTCCGGATGCACCGGGCCGACCACGTCGACCCCGCGATCCTCCGGGTGCTCGACCGGCTCGAGGACACCCCTGCGATCGTGGTGAGCGACCTCGGTGAGACGCTCGTCGAGAACCGGCTCGCCCGGGCCCTGCTCGGCGGGTCGGTCGACCTGCCCGGCAACGAGCGCTACCAGGCGTGGCGGTGGTTCGTCACCGGCACCGAGCCGGCGAAGTACGCTCCCGAGCAGCACGAGCGCCTGGGCCGGGTGGTCGTCGCGTCGTTGCGGGCGGCCGTCGGGCTCGCCGGGCCCGGGGATCGCCGTGCGACCGAGCTCGTCGCCGAGCTGCAGCGCCGGAGCCCCGCGTTCGCCGAGGTCTGGGAGCGACACGAGGTCGCGACGCGGTGGTCGGACAACAAGACGATCCTGCAGCCCGAACTCGGACGCATCACGGTCGACTGCCAAGTGCTGCACACCGACGACCAGGCGCAGGCCCTGCTGCTGTTCACCGCGCCCCCTGGGAGCGAGGACGCCCAGAAGCTCGAGCTCCTCGGCGTCCTCGGCACGCAGCAGTTCGGCACCGAACCGGCGCGGTAG
- a CDS encoding SDR family oxidoreductase: protein MDTTTSTVFIPGATSGIGLALAQRLQAAGSTVVIGGRRRSLLDTLAAEHGFDTVAIDVSDPASIRVAAAEVLDRHPALDGLVTMSGIMRNEDLRDPGHIDDAVATVETNLLGTIRLIDAFLPQLLSRPTSTLVTVTSGLAYVPLTATPTYSATKAAVHSYTQALRQQLVGSSVQVLELAPPAVRTDLMGGADFGGMPLDAFADEVMDLLRSGAAPEVLVEDVLPLRWAERDGTHQQILEAMAGRGH from the coding sequence ATGGACACCACCACCAGCACCGTCTTCATCCCCGGCGCGACCTCCGGCATCGGACTCGCGCTCGCCCAGCGTCTGCAGGCGGCGGGCAGCACCGTCGTCATCGGCGGGCGGCGCCGCTCCCTGCTCGACACCCTCGCCGCCGAGCACGGCTTCGACACCGTCGCGATCGACGTCTCCGACCCTGCCTCGATCCGCGTCGCAGCGGCCGAGGTCCTCGACCGCCACCCCGCGCTCGACGGCCTCGTCACGATGTCCGGCATCATGCGGAACGAGGACCTTCGCGACCCCGGGCACATCGACGACGCCGTGGCGACCGTCGAGACGAACCTGCTCGGCACGATCCGCCTGATCGACGCATTCTTGCCGCAGCTGCTCTCGCGGCCGACATCGACCCTGGTGACCGTCACCTCGGGGCTCGCGTACGTGCCGCTCACCGCGACGCCGACGTACAGCGCGACGAAGGCCGCCGTGCACTCCTACACGCAGGCCCTGCGGCAGCAGCTCGTCGGCAGCTCGGTCCAGGTGCTCGAGCTGGCGCCGCCGGCCGTCCGGACCGACCTGATGGGCGGCGCGGACTTCGGCGGGATGCCCCTCGACGCGTTCGCCGACGAGGTCATGGACCTGCTGCGCTCCGGTGCGGCGCCCGAGGTCCTCGTCGAGGACGTCCTGCCGCTCCGGTGGGCCGAGCGCGACGGGACGCACCAGCAGATCCTCGAGGCGATGGCCGGCCGCGGGCACTGA
- the rsmA gene encoding 16S rRNA (adenine(1518)-N(6)/adenine(1519)-N(6))-dimethyltransferase RsmA, which produces MGALLGPAEIRDLAAKLDVTPTKKLGQNFVHDANTVRRIVAAGRVTADSRVLEIGPGLGSLTLGLTETGASVTAVEIDGRLAAQLPDTVAAMQPDARLQVVHQDALTVAADDVPEQPTHVVANLPYNVSVPVLLHLLATFPTIERVLVMVQAEVGYRIAAGPGSKVYGAPSVKAAWYGSWSTAGQISRQVFWPVPNVDSVLVGFDRHDQPGDEALRAQVFALVDGAFQQRRKMLRQSLSGELGSSARATELLMAAGIDPTARGEALSPEDFVRLGRTVLDAS; this is translated from the coding sequence ATGGGTGCCCTGCTCGGCCCGGCGGAGATCCGGGACCTCGCAGCCAAGCTCGACGTCACCCCGACGAAGAAGCTCGGCCAGAACTTCGTGCACGACGCCAACACCGTCCGCCGGATCGTCGCCGCCGGGCGGGTCACCGCGGACTCCCGCGTGCTCGAGATCGGTCCAGGGCTGGGGTCGCTCACCCTCGGGCTGACCGAGACCGGCGCCTCCGTCACTGCTGTCGAGATCGACGGCCGGCTCGCGGCGCAGCTGCCGGACACCGTCGCCGCGATGCAGCCGGACGCGCGCCTGCAGGTCGTGCACCAGGACGCCCTGACCGTCGCCGCCGACGACGTGCCCGAGCAGCCCACCCACGTCGTGGCGAACCTGCCGTACAACGTGTCCGTCCCCGTGCTCCTGCACCTGCTCGCGACCTTCCCGACCATCGAGCGCGTGCTCGTGATGGTCCAGGCCGAGGTCGGGTACCGGATCGCCGCGGGTCCGGGCAGCAAGGTCTACGGCGCGCCGAGCGTCAAGGCCGCCTGGTACGGATCGTGGTCGACCGCGGGGCAGATCAGCCGGCAGGTCTTCTGGCCGGTGCCGAACGTCGACAGCGTGCTCGTCGGGTTCGACCGGCACGACCAGCCCGGCGACGAGGCCCTGCGGGCGCAGGTGTTCGCGCTCGTCGACGGTGCGTTCCAGCAGCGGCGGAAGATGCTGCGCCAGAGCCTGTCCGGGGAGCTCGGCAGCAGCGCCCGGGCGACGGAGCTGCTCATGGCGGCCGGGATCGACCCGACGGCGCGCGGCGAGGCCCTGTCGCCGGAGGACTTCGTCCGCCTGGGTCGCACGGTCCTCGACGCGTCCTGA
- a CDS encoding TatD family hydrolase, whose product MTDAADGSHVRARGDGSSGGSKRDLSYPPLPQALVVPVYDNHTHMEIADGVGEGGDGPLDYREHLDRASSVGVRGVVQVGTDLATSEWSAQIAAREPRVLAAVALHPNEAPVLAEQGLLDEHLAGIERLAALPRVRAIGETGLDFFRTGEDGRAAQVRSFEEHIRIAKEHDLALTIHDRDAHDAVVEVLDRVGAPDKTVFHCFSGGPDLARLCAERGWYMSFAGTVTFKNAQLLRDALQVVPRHLVMIETDAPFLTPTPYRGRPNAPYLIPLTLRSMAETLGTDASMLAAQIASTTELVYGAWDAEPVTVDE is encoded by the coding sequence GTGACCGACGCGGCGGACGGCTCGCACGTCCGGGCGCGTGGCGACGGGTCGTCGGGCGGGTCGAAGCGGGACCTGAGCTACCCGCCGCTGCCCCAGGCGCTCGTGGTGCCGGTCTACGACAACCACACGCACATGGAGATCGCCGACGGCGTCGGTGAGGGCGGCGACGGTCCGCTCGACTACCGGGAGCACCTCGACCGTGCGTCGAGCGTCGGCGTGCGCGGTGTCGTGCAGGTCGGCACCGACCTCGCCACCTCGGAGTGGTCCGCGCAGATCGCCGCGCGCGAGCCCCGCGTCCTCGCCGCCGTCGCGCTGCACCCGAACGAAGCACCCGTGCTGGCGGAACAGGGGCTGCTCGACGAGCACCTCGCCGGGATCGAACGGCTCGCGGCGCTGCCCCGGGTCCGGGCGATCGGCGAGACCGGGCTCGACTTCTTCCGCACCGGCGAGGACGGCCGCGCCGCCCAGGTCCGGTCGTTCGAGGAGCACATCCGCATCGCGAAGGAGCACGACCTCGCGCTGACCATCCACGACCGCGACGCGCACGACGCCGTGGTCGAGGTGCTCGACCGTGTCGGCGCTCCCGACAAGACGGTCTTCCACTGCTTCTCCGGCGGCCCCGACCTCGCGCGCCTCTGCGCCGAGCGCGGGTGGTACATGTCGTTCGCCGGCACGGTCACGTTCAAGAACGCCCAGCTCCTGCGCGACGCGCTCCAGGTGGTGCCGCGCCACCTCGTGATGATCGAGACCGACGCACCGTTCCTGACGCCGACGCCGTACCGCGGTCGGCCGAACGCGCCGTACCTCATCCCGCTCACCCTGCGGTCGATGGCCGAGACCCTCGGCACCGACGCCTCGATGCTCGCCGCGCAGATCGCGTCGACCACGGAGCTCGTCTACGGCGCTTGGGACGCCGAGCCCGTCACGGTGGACGAGTGA